The following coding sequences are from one Odocoileus virginianus isolate 20LAN1187 ecotype Illinois chromosome 7, Ovbor_1.2, whole genome shotgun sequence window:
- the TIAL1 gene encoding nucleolysin TIAR isoform X10, whose protein sequence is MDARVVKDMATGKSKGYGFVSFYNKLDAENAIVHMGGQWLGGRQIRTNWATRKPPAPKSTQENNTKQLRFEDVVNQSSPKNCTVYCGGIASGLTDQLMRQTFSPFGQIMEIRVFPEKGYSFVRFSTHESAAHAIVSVNGTTIEGHVVKCYWGKESPDMTKNFQQVDYSQWGQWSQVYGNPQQYGQYMANGWQVPPYGVYGQPWNQQGFGVDQSPSAAWMGGFGAQPPQGQAPPPVIPPPNQAGYGMASYQTQ, encoded by the exons GGATGCCCGAGTAGTTAAAGACATGGCAACTGGAAAATCCAAAGGCTATGGCTTTGTgtctttttataataaactg gatgcagaaaatgcaatTGTGCATATGGGAGGTCAGTGGTTGGGTGGTCGTCAGATCAGAACCAATTGGGCCACACGTAAACCCCCTGCACCTAAAAGTACACAAGAAA ATAACACTAAGCAGCTGAGATTTGAAGATGTAGTAAACCAGTCAAGTCCAAAAAACTGTACTGTGTACTGCGGAGGAATTGCTTCTGGCTTAACAG ATCAGCTTATGAGGCAGACCTTCTCACCATTTGGGCAAATTATGGAAATCAGAGTTTTTCCAGAAAAGGGCTATTCATTTGTCAG aTTTTCTACCCATGAAAGTGCGGCTCATGCTATTGTTTCGGTGAATGGTACTACAATTGAAGGACATGTTGTTAAATGCTATtggggtaaagaatctcctgatATGACTAAAAACTTTCAACAG GTTGACTATAGTCAGTGGGGCCAGTGGAGCCAAGTTTATGGAAACCCACAACAGTATGGACAGTATATGGCAAATGGGTGGCAAGTACCGCCTTACGGAGTGTACGGGCAGCCATGGAATCAACAAGGATTTGGAGTAGA tcAATCGCCTTCAGCTGCTTGGATGGGTGgatttggtgctcagcctcccCAGGGACAAGCCCCTCCCCCTGTAATACCTCCTCCCAACCAAGCTGGATATGGCATGGCCAGTTACCAAACACAGTGA